In Dromaius novaehollandiae isolate bDroNov1 chromosome 4, bDroNov1.hap1, whole genome shotgun sequence, a single genomic region encodes these proteins:
- the FAM13A gene encoding protein FAM13A isoform X10, with the protein MTSMACEIMPLQSSQEDERPMSPFYLSAHVSQVSSNIPATGEYLEKTIRSAVEQHLFDVHGSGGQSSEDSESGTSSASSNVSARQRRRHHKEQEEARRNRDMEVINKENIPSGFSGLEDCILSAQEVEKLPDNNSSYLGERNKPKRQKSSTKLSELNDNQDSPVTMESFSSSRPIDRTGPDDMEILSEESKESENDEVFFRHSQQTSSMKIQEHPSIPETKLQRNQDADEQENSFVSEVPQLDLTALCDDNNWEEPIPALSSWQRDSLDTDEARLSPQAGRLIRQLLDEDSDPMLSPRFYAYGQSQQYLDDPEVPPSPPNSHSFMRRRSSSLGSYEDDREDLTPAQLTRRIQGLKKKIRKFEDKFEEERKYRPSHSDKAANPEVLKWTNDLAKFRKQLKESKLKISEEDLAPVVRQRSNTLPKSFGSQLEKEDDKKQDLSDKSAKPAVEVTLESIQKKLQEKRAETNRPEDIKDMTRDQIAAEKVALQKALLYYESIHGRPVTKNERQVMKPLYDRYRLVKQILSRANTIPIIGSPSSKRRSPLLQPIIEGETASFFKEIKEEEEGSEEDSNVKPDFTITMKTDFNVRSFLDQLEDDADGFVSPVDDKMPSKSNQDMGLSNLHEASIPELLEQLQEVREEKKRIRKKLREFEDNFFRQNGRNVQKEDRTPMAEEYNEYKQVKAKLRLLEVLISKRDISSKIM; encoded by the exons GTATTTAGAGAAGACAATCCGCTCAGCCGTGGAGCAGCATCTCTTTGATGTTCATGGCTCAGGCGGCCAGAGTTCAGAGGACTCTGAATCGGGAACATCATCAGCCTCTTCTAATGTGTCTGCCAGGCAGAGGAGGCGACATCACAAAGAGCAGGAGGAAGCCCGGAGAAACAGAGACAT GGAAGTCATCAACAAAGAAAACATTCCCTCTGGATTCAGCGGTCTTGAAGACTGTATTCTGTCTGCTCAAGAGGTAGAAAAATTACCAGACAACAACTCCTCGTATCTTGGTGAAAGGAATAAACCAAAACGGCAGAAATCCAGCACCAAGCTTTCAGAGCTTAATGACAACCAGGACAGTCCTGTG ACAATGGAAAGCTTTAGCTCATCCAGACCTATAGACAGAACAGGACCTGATGACATGGAAATTTTATCTGaagaaag caAAGAAAGTGAAAACGATGAGGTTTTTTTCAGGCACTCACAG CAGACTTCAAGTATGAAGATTCAAGAGCATCCAAGCATTCCTGAAACCAAGTTGCAAAGAAATCAAGATGCTGatgaacaggaaaacagctttgtGTCAGAAGTGCCTCAGCTGGATTTGACAGCACTGTGTGATGACAACAACTGGGAAG AGCCCATTCCTGCTCTTTCCTCATGGCAGCGAGACAGCTTAGATACAGACGAGGCTCGCCTTTCTCCGCAGGCCGGCCGTTTAATTCGCCAGCTTCTGGATGAGGACAGTGATCCTATGCTGTCCCCTCGCTTCTATGCCTATGGACAGAGCCAACAGTATCTGGATGATCCAGAagtgcctccttcccctcccaatTCCCATTCATTCATGAG GAGGCGGAGTTCTTCCTTGGGATCTTATGAAGATGACAGAGAGGACCTGACCCCTGCACAGTTGACCCGGAGGATTCAGGGACTGAAGAAAAAGATCAGGAAGTTTGAGGACAAATTTGAAGAGGAGAGGAAATACAGA CCTTCCCACAGTGATAAAGCAGCCAACCCTGAAGTGCTCAAATGGACAAATGACTTAGCCAAATTCCGAAAGCAACTTAAAG AGTCAAAACTGAAGATATCGGAGGAAGACCTTGCCCCTGTGGTGCGTCAGCGGAGCAACACGCTCCCCAAGAGCTTTGGTTCTCAGCTCGAAAAGGAAGATGACAAGAAGCAAGACCTGTCAGATAAATCTGCCAAGCCTGCCGTGGAAGTGACTCTTGAGTCTATCCAGAAGAAGCTTCAGGAAAAACGAGCAGAGACGAACCGACCTGAGGATATTAAG GACATGACAAGAGATCAGATAGCAGCTGAGAAAGTGGCACTTCAAAAAGCCCTGCTGTATTACGAAAGCATTCATGGCAGACCG gttACCAAAAATGAACGACAAGTGATGAAGCCATTGTATGACAGATATCGCTTGGTCAAACAGATCCTCTCCAGGGCCAACACCATTCCTATTATT GGTTCCCCCTCCAGCAAGCGGAGAAGCCCTTTGCTGCAGCCAATTATCGAGGGCGAAACAGCTTCCTTCTTCAAGGAGATAAAG gaagaagaggagggatCCGAGGAGGACAGCAATGTGAAGCCAGATTTCACAATTACCATGAAAACAGATTTCAATGTGCGTAGCTTCTTGGATCAACTAGAAGATGATGCTGATGGCTTTGTTTCCCCAGTGGATGATAAGATGCCATCAAAAAGCAACCAGGATATGGGGCTTTCGAATCTTCATGAAGCATCTAT CCCTGAACTGTTAGAGCAGCTCCAAGAagtcagggaagagaaaaagcgaatcagaaaaaaattgagagaGTTTGAAGATAATTTTTTCCGACAAAATGGAAG GAACGTGCAGAAAGAAGACCGCACTCCTATGGCAGAAGAATACAATGAATACAAGCAGGTTAAGGCCAAGCTGAGGCTGCTGGAGGTCCTGATCAGTAAAAGAGATATTAGCTCCAAGATCATGTAA